A stretch of the Flavobacterium aquiphilum genome encodes the following:
- a CDS encoding Calx-beta domain-containing protein, which produces MLATGTSIKWYDAATAGTLYAGTETLATGMYYASQTVNGCESSRTSVSVTVTPTPSAPIASAQTFCSVEGKKVSDLLATGTSIKWYDAATAGTLYAGTETLATGTYYASQTVNGCESSRTSVSVTVTPTPSAPIASAQTFCSVEGKKVSDLLATGTSIKWYDAATAGTLYAGTETLATGTYYASQTVNGCESSRTAVSVTVDPASVGGTVAGSASVCTGTNSTVLTLSGHTGTIVRWESSLDNFATAGTPIANTATTLTATNLTTTTSYRAVLQSGVCASANSASATVTVDALPSFSISNVAVVEGANAVFVLSLNTSTCENTIINVTTTSGTAGASDYTSVTTTVTIPAGQTSVTVSVPTTDDVIDEPSENFTLTGTVTSANTTNTTTTGTATINDNDATPTLNISSPVVTEGANAVFTVSLDVASSVDTVVNVVTTSGTAGASDYTSVTTTVTIPAGQTSVTVSVPTTDDVIDEPSENFTLTGTVTSANTTNTTSTGTATINDNDATPTLSISNPTVVEGANAVFTVSLDVASSVDTVVNVTTTSGTAGTSDYTSVTTTVTIPAGQTSVTVSVPTTDDVIDEPSENFTLTGTVTSANTTNMTSTGTATINDNDATPTLSISNPTVVEGANAVFTVSLDVASSVDTVVNVTTTSGTAGTSDYTSVTTTVTIPAGQTSVTVSVPTTDDVIDEPSENFTLTGTVTSANTTNTTTTGTATINDNDATPTASIVASIANASEPSTNGQFTVTLTNPISTDTKVTYTVTGTATNGTDYAMITNTVTIPANSLSTTIPVTVTDDSILEGNETVIITLNTTDNGVTVNTTSATVTIGDNEVASVIQANPDEVGSVVGINQTVAVINVLANDELNNAAVLLNSVNLSKTVVSPTGYMTLQPDGTVELLPNTPAGTYTLTYSICEKLNPANCSSATVTVTVVAPTMTITANSYCSNDAPYVSYSVVANNFTPTGLLTINWIDSANRVVATQSNMPLSGNVLWPGAVVDANSNPVDWPGWLLVNGQWTQGADGFELTRPAVTMQFVLNPTQNVTVNYPAATSGCNASPRFSIKANNDDAGIIDGSKALSGVFNALANDTFNGLPINAANVTVTFSASPNFTMTAAGLLNTLANIPGGTYTLTYNICEKANPNNCSTATITVFVSSPSIGLVKKANFNDENGDGYAQAGETITYTFEVKNKGNVPLSNITISDPLPGVTMTGAPLSLAVGETNTTQFKAVYVIKQTDINEGSISNQATVFGTAPNGRVVEDKSDDTDFDSDDATSLAISGCVIKVYNAVTPDGSGDYDKLVIRGLECYSDNSIQIFNRWGVLVFEREHYNNDDVVFKGFSEGRVTVERSQELPAGTYFYILKYRDSKSNAFEKSGYLYLNRK; this is translated from the coding sequence TTGTTAGCCACAGGCACATCGATCAAATGGTACGATGCGGCAACGGCCGGTACATTATATGCAGGAACAGAAACGTTGGCAACAGGGATGTATTATGCGAGCCAAACGGTAAACGGCTGTGAGAGCTCAAGAACTTCGGTAAGCGTAACGGTAACGCCAACGCCATCGGCACCGATTGCTTCAGCACAAACGTTCTGTTCGGTTGAGGGTAAAAAAGTAAGCGACTTGTTAGCCACAGGCACATCGATCAAATGGTACGATGCGGCAACGGCCGGTACATTATATGCAGGAACAGAAACGTTGGCAACAGGGACGTATTATGCGAGCCAAACGGTAAACGGCTGTGAGAGCTCAAGAACTTCGGTAAGCGTAACGGTAACGCCAACGCCATCGGCACCGATTGCTTCAGCACAAACGTTCTGTTCGGTTGAGGGTAAAAAAGTAAGCGACTTGTTAGCCACAGGCACATCGATCAAATGGTACGATGCGGCAACGGCCGGTACATTATATGCAGGAACAGAAACGTTGGCAACAGGGACGTATTATGCGAGCCAAACGGTAAACGGCTGTGAGAGCTCAAGAACAGCTGTTTCGGTAACGGTAGATCCAGCCTCAGTTGGCGGAACCGTTGCGGGAAGTGCTTCAGTTTGTACAGGAACCAACAGTACGGTTTTAACTTTATCAGGCCATACAGGAACGATAGTAAGATGGGAATCTTCATTAGATAATTTTGCTACAGCAGGAACCCCAATTGCTAATACGGCAACTACTTTAACAGCAACGAATCTAACGACAACAACGTCGTACAGAGCAGTTTTACAAAGTGGGGTTTGTGCTTCGGCAAATTCAGCATCAGCCACTGTAACGGTAGATGCCTTGCCGTCATTTAGTATTTCAAATGTAGCTGTTGTAGAAGGAGCTAATGCTGTTTTTGTTTTAAGTTTGAATACTAGCACTTGTGAAAATACCATAATTAATGTTACAACTACTTCGGGAACTGCCGGAGCATCGGATTATACTTCAGTGACAACTACGGTAACGATCCCTGCTGGACAAACATCGGTAACGGTGAGTGTTCCGACCACGGATGACGTTATCGATGAACCATCTGAGAACTTTACTTTGACAGGAACAGTAACATCAGCAAATACCACTAACACGACGACCACAGGAACTGCGACTATCAATGACAACGATGCTACGCCAACGTTGAACATCAGCAGTCCGGTTGTAACTGAAGGTGCTAATGCGGTCTTCACGGTATCGCTAGACGTTGCGAGTTCTGTAGATACGGTTGTGAATGTGGTGACTACTTCGGGAACTGCCGGAGCATCGGATTATACTTCAGTGACAACTACGGTAACGATCCCTGCGGGACAAACATCGGTAACGGTGAGTGTTCCGACTACAGATGACGTTATTGATGAACCATCTGAGAACTTTACTTTGACAGGAACAGTAACATCAGCAAATACCACTAACACGACGTCCACAGGAACTGCAACTATAAATGACAACGATGCTACGCCAACGTTGAGCATCAGCAATCCTACGGTTGTGGAGGGTGCTAATGCGGTCTTCACGGTATCGCTAGACGTTGCGAGTTCTGTAGATACAGTTGTTAATGTTACAACTACTTCAGGCACTGCCGGAACATCGGATTATACTTCAGTGACAACTACGGTAACGATCCCTGCTGGACAAACATCGGTAACGGTGAGCGTTCCGACTACAGATGACGTTATTGATGAACCATCTGAGAACTTTACTTTGACAGGAACAGTAACATCAGCAAATACCACTAACATGACGTCCACAGGAACTGCAACTATAAATGACAACGATGCTACGCCAACGTTGAGCATCAGCAATCCGACGGTTGTGGAGGGTGCTAATGCGGTCTTCACGGTATCGCTAGACGTTGCGAGTTCTGTAGATACAGTTGTTAATGTTACAACTACTTCAGGCACTGCCGGAACATCGGATTATACTTCAGTGACAACTACGGTAACGATCCCTGCTGGACAAACATCGGTAACGGTGAGCGTTCCGACCACAGATGACGTTATTGATGAACCATCTGAGAACTTTACTTTGACAGGAACAGTAACATCAGCAAATACCACTAACACGACGACCACAGGAACAGCGACTATCAATGACAACGATGCTACGCCAACCGCTAGTATAGTGGCAAGTATAGCGAATGCTTCTGAACCATCGACAAATGGTCAATTTACAGTTACCTTGACGAACCCGATATCTACTGATACTAAAGTGACTTATACTGTAACAGGTACTGCTACCAATGGTACAGACTATGCAATGATAACTAATACAGTAACGATTCCTGCAAACAGCTTGAGCACAACGATCCCGGTGACGGTGACTGATGATAGTATTTTGGAAGGTAATGAAACGGTAATTATTACCTTAAATACTACAGATAATGGTGTGACGGTAAATACTACTTCTGCTACAGTAACGATTGGAGATAATGAAGTTGCTTCCGTTATCCAAGCTAATCCAGATGAGGTGGGATCAGTGGTGGGAATTAATCAAACGGTTGCAGTTATCAATGTTTTGGCAAATGATGAATTGAATAATGCAGCTGTATTATTAAATAGTGTTAATTTAAGTAAAACAGTTGTTTCTCCAACAGGTTATATGACATTACAACCAGATGGAACTGTGGAGTTGTTGCCAAATACACCAGCAGGAACTTACACTTTAACGTATTCTATCTGTGAGAAATTGAATCCTGCAAATTGCAGCAGTGCAACAGTTACTGTAACTGTGGTTGCTCCAACAATGACTATAACTGCAAACAGTTATTGTTCTAATGATGCGCCTTACGTTTCTTATTCTGTTGTTGCAAATAATTTTACACCAACTGGTTTATTAACTATAAATTGGATTGATAGTGCTAACAGGGTAGTGGCAACACAAAGTAATATGCCATTATCAGGAAATGTACTTTGGCCAGGAGCAGTTGTTGATGCAAATAGCAATCCGGTAGATTGGCCAGGTTGGTTATTGGTAAACGGGCAATGGACACAAGGAGCTGATGGTTTCGAATTAACCAGACCCGCAGTTACTATGCAGTTTGTATTGAATCCAACTCAAAATGTGACTGTGAATTATCCGGCTGCTACATCAGGATGTAATGCGTCTCCAAGATTTAGTATTAAAGCTAATAATGATGATGCAGGTATTATTGATGGATCAAAAGCTTTAAGTGGAGTTTTCAATGCTTTAGCCAATGATACTTTTAACGGATTGCCAATAAATGCTGCTAATGTGACAGTGACTTTCAGTGCAAGTCCTAATTTCACAATGACTGCTGCAGGATTATTAAATACATTGGCAAATATTCCTGGAGGAACTTATACGTTGACATATAATATTTGTGAAAAAGCAAATCCAAATAATTGCAGTACGGCAACTATAACAGTATTTGTTTCTAGTCCAAGTATTGGTTTAGTGAAAAAGGCAAATTTCAACGATGAGAATGGCGATGGTTATGCACAAGCGGGAGAAACTATTACTTATACTTTTGAAGTAAAAAATAAAGGAAATGTTCCATTGTCAAATATAACAATATCTGATCCACTTCCTGGAGTAACAATGACAGGTGCTCCATTGAGTTTGGCAGTTGGTGAAACCAATACAACCCAATTTAAAGCGGTGTATGTTATCAAGCAAACGGATATTAATGAAGGATCTATTTCAAATCAGGCTACTGTTTTTGGTACTGCTCCAAATGGCCGCGTTGTTGAAGATAAATCGGATGACACTGATTTTGATAGTGACGATGCAACTTCATTGGCAATTTCCGGATGTGTGATTAAGGTGTACAACGCAGTAACACCTGACGGAAGTGGAGATTATGATAAACTGGTGATACGCGGATTAGAATGTTATTCTGATAATTCGATACAGATTTTCAACCGTTGGGGAGTATTAGTATTTGAACGTGAACATTATAATAACGATGATGTTGTGTTTAAAGGTTTCTCTGAGGGTAGGGTAACTGTTGAGAGATCACAAGAATTGCCGGCTGGAACTTATTTCTATATCTTGAAATACAGAGACAGTAAATCTAACGCTTTTGAGAAATCAGGTTATTTGTATTTAAATAGAAAATAA
- a CDS encoding PorP/SprF family type IX secretion system membrane protein: MKTRIIGLVTLLFTIVSSAQQDAQFTQYMYNTIVVNPAYAGSRQAMSIFALHRNQWVGVDGAPVTNSFSINTPLSESKVGLGLSVVNDKIGISTENNIAADFSYTIPASENYKLSFGLKASANLLSLDFSKLNYQPGDPNAYQSNIDNQFSPNIGVGLYLHSDNSYIGISAPYLIETEHFDKSDSNSASHISKEKINYYLIAGYVFDLSPSLKLKPTLETKYVQGAPLQVDVSANLMLNEKFVVGLAYRWDAAMSAMVGFQASESWFFGYGYDFDTTEFSKYNSGSHEIFLRFELFNKYDKIISPRFF; encoded by the coding sequence ATGAAAACAAGAATAATCGGGTTGGTAACATTGCTTTTTACTATTGTTAGTTCAGCTCAACAAGATGCACAATTTACTCAATATATGTACAATACAATTGTAGTAAATCCTGCCTATGCAGGATCGAGGCAAGCGATGAGTATTTTTGCATTGCATCGAAACCAATGGGTTGGAGTTGATGGGGCTCCGGTGACGAATTCCTTTTCTATTAATACTCCTTTGAGTGAAAGTAAAGTTGGATTGGGATTGTCTGTTGTAAATGATAAGATTGGAATTTCTACCGAGAATAATATCGCAGCGGATTTCTCCTATACTATCCCAGCTTCGGAGAATTATAAATTGTCTTTTGGATTAAAAGCAAGTGCCAATTTGTTAAGTTTGGATTTTAGTAAATTGAATTATCAGCCGGGAGATCCAAATGCCTATCAATCAAATATTGATAATCAATTTTCTCCAAATATCGGAGTTGGATTGTATTTGCATTCCGATAACAGTTACATAGGAATATCAGCACCTTATTTAATCGAAACTGAACATTTTGATAAATCAGATTCGAATTCTGCAAGTCATATTTCTAAAGAAAAAATCAACTATTATTTGATTGCCGGATATGTTTTCGATTTGAGTCCAAGTTTGAAATTGAAACCGACTTTGGAAACCAAATATGTTCAGGGAGCTCCTTTGCAGGTGGATGTATCGGCTAATTTGATGTTGAATGAAAAATTTGTTGTTGGACTGGCCTACAGATGGGATGCAGCCATGAGTGCTATGGTTGGATTTCAGGCAAGTGAATCATGGTTTTTTGGATATGGATATGATTTTGATACCACAGAATTTTCTAAATATAATTCGGGTTCTCATGAAATCTTTTTACGATTCGAATTGTTTAATAAATATGACAAAATTATCTCTCCAAGATTTTTCTAA
- a CDS encoding OmpA family protein, translated as MKVKKLRYSLFLSVFFLHGIAQKATISRADKNYDSYAYVDAIGNYEKVAEKGYQDEKMFQKLGNAYYFGAEFSKALKWYEQLFALYPNQDPEYFYRYSQTLKSNGDYAKANQILEQFNEKKANDKRGLLFKDNKNYLEEIKANSDRFEVVDAGVNSESSEYGSSFLGNKLVFASARDTGGVSKNVFKWTNKSFTNLYWSEIKPDGEMGTPERFERKINSKFNESTPVFTQDGRTMYFTRNNFLEGKRGRDANKNTLLKLYKATLNAEGQWDNVKELPFNSNQYSVAHPALSVDEKTLYFSSDMPGTLGQSDLFKVKINDDGSYGTPENLGTEINTEGRETFPFVSTDNELFFASDGRPGLGGLDVFMAKIDGDKSFYGIQNLGEPINSKQDDFAFLINSKNRNGFFSSNREGGKGNDDIYRFIENKKLDCEQTLSGSITDKDLKTPLSGVKVTLLDANFKALQVVQADAQGYYSFPVNCGRGYHVRAEKDEYLTNELYIKTKTLSTSKNELSVPLERRIKLVGVGTDLAKTLNIPIIYFDLDKSNIRKDAAFELAKVLAVMQEFPEIKIEVRSHTDSRQSVKYNMKLSDKRAKATVDWLVKNGIGSERLIGNGYGESQLVNNCSDGVPCTEEEHQANRRSEFIIVSMNK; from the coding sequence ATGAAAGTTAAAAAATTACGATATAGTCTATTCTTAAGTGTTTTCTTTTTACATGGAATTGCACAAAAAGCTACAATAAGCAGAGCCGATAAAAATTATGATTCTTATGCTTATGTTGATGCAATAGGTAATTATGAAAAAGTTGCCGAAAAAGGATATCAAGACGAGAAAATGTTCCAAAAATTAGGTAATGCCTATTATTTTGGAGCCGAATTTTCAAAAGCATTAAAATGGTATGAACAGCTTTTTGCTTTATATCCCAATCAAGATCCAGAGTATTTTTATCGTTATTCCCAAACTTTAAAATCCAACGGGGATTATGCAAAAGCGAATCAAATATTGGAGCAGTTTAACGAAAAAAAAGCTAATGATAAAAGAGGCCTGCTTTTTAAGGATAATAAAAATTACCTAGAAGAAATCAAAGCCAATTCGGATCGTTTTGAAGTGGTAGATGCAGGTGTAAATTCAGAATCTTCAGAATATGGTAGTTCATTTTTAGGGAATAAATTAGTTTTTGCTTCTGCAAGAGACACTGGAGGGGTTTCTAAGAATGTATTTAAATGGACCAATAAATCGTTTACCAATCTATATTGGTCAGAGATTAAACCTGATGGAGAAATGGGAACTCCAGAGCGCTTCGAACGCAAGATAAATTCTAAGTTTAATGAGTCAACTCCTGTTTTTACTCAAGATGGGAGAACAATGTATTTTACAAGGAACAATTTCTTGGAAGGTAAAAGAGGAAGGGATGCTAATAAAAATACTTTGTTAAAGTTATATAAGGCAACTCTAAATGCAGAGGGACAGTGGGACAATGTGAAAGAATTGCCATTTAACAGTAATCAATACAGCGTTGCACATCCAGCTTTGAGTGTAGATGAAAAAACGCTTTATTTTTCTTCGGATATGCCCGGAACATTAGGGCAATCGGATTTGTTTAAGGTAAAAATCAATGATGATGGAAGCTATGGAACTCCTGAAAATCTCGGCACGGAAATTAATACCGAAGGAAGGGAGACTTTTCCTTTTGTTTCAACTGACAATGAATTGTTTTTTGCGAGTGACGGAAGACCGGGTCTAGGAGGATTAGATGTTTTCATGGCAAAGATTGACGGTGATAAAAGCTTTTACGGAATTCAAAATCTGGGAGAGCCTATCAATAGCAAGCAAGATGATTTTGCTTTTTTGATTAACAGTAAAAACAGAAATGGTTTTTTTAGTTCCAACCGTGAAGGAGGAAAAGGAAATGATGATATTTATCGATTTATAGAAAATAAGAAACTGGATTGTGAACAAACACTTTCGGGAAGTATAACCGACAAGGATTTAAAAACACCGCTTTCAGGTGTTAAAGTGACTTTGCTTGATGCCAATTTTAAGGCTCTTCAAGTAGTTCAAGCCGATGCTCAAGGATATTATAGTTTTCCTGTAAATTGTGGAAGGGGATATCATGTGAGAGCTGAAAAAGACGAGTACTTGACTAATGAGCTTTATATTAAAACCAAAACTCTTTCTACAAGTAAAAACGAGCTTTCAGTGCCACTTGAGCGTCGTATTAAACTGGTAGGAGTTGGTACTGATTTGGCTAAGACTTTGAATATTCCAATTATTTATTTTGACTTGGATAAATCAAATATTCGTAAGGACGCAGCTTTTGAATTGGCTAAAGTATTAGCGGTAATGCAGGAATTCCCAGAGATAAAAATCGAGGTACGTTCGCATACAGATAGCCGCCAATCGGTTAAGTATAATATGAAATTATCTGATAAGCGAGCGAAAGCCACTGTAGATTGGTTAGTGAAAAACGGAATCGGTTCAGAACGATTGATCGGTAATGGTTATGGAGAATCGCAATTGGTAAATAATTGCTCTGATGGAGTGCCATGTACCGAAGAGGAACATCAGGCCAACAGGAGAAGTGAGTTCATTATCGTTTCGATGAATAAATAA